The sequence GGGGAATTGAAATCTACCAAGGTGAAACCGGTAACGAATATCGGGACCTTATGGGCGTGGCCGTGTACCACAGTCCGAAAAACGACAAACAATATGTCATTGCCGGCAGGAAGAACGGGCCTCAGGACGGCACCTACTTGTGGCAATATGAAATCAAGACCGATGGAGGCCAAATCAGCCTTGAGCTGGTCCGCAAGTTTGGCCAGTTCAGCGGGCAAAAGGAAATCGAAGCCATTGCCGTGGACAACGAACTGGGATACATCTACTATTCCGATGAAGGGGTGGGCGTCCGCAAATACTACGCTGATCCGGAAATGGGCAATGAACAACTGGCCCTATTTGCCACTGAAGGATTTACCAAAGACCACGAAGGCATCAGCATCTATAAGTTGGACGACAAAACCGGCTATATCCTGGTGTCCGACCAAGAGGCCAATCAATTCCATGTATTTCCTAGGGAAGGTGCAGCCGACAATCCCCATGACCACCAGCTGATCACCAAAATAAAGACCAGCACCGTTTCCAGTGACGGATCAGAAAGCCTCAGCACCGCATTGGGGGCAGATTTTCCGCATGGGATCTTTGTGGCCATGTCCGACGACAAAACCTTCCAGATCTACACATGGGAAGACATGGCCGGTGACACCCTCAAACTGAAAAAATAATCTTTTAAACCACTCCATTATGAAAAACCTATTACTGAAAACATTGACCTTGATGGCCTTCTGCTGCTTGGGCCAAGAGGCACTTTTTGCGCAGGGAGTCCTCCGGGGCAGGGTCATCGATGCCCAGAACCTGTCGATGCCGGGCGCCAATGTGGTACTGCAAAACACCCGATTGGGTACCGTTACCAACCAGGCCGGCGATTATGCGATCGTGGACCTTCCTGAAGGGGAATATGAAGTATCCGTTTCCTATCTGGGATATGGATCGGTCGTCCATACGGCCACCGTTGAAGACGGAGAAACCACCATTTTAAATTTCAAACTGGACCAAAAGACCATCGAAAACCTTGAATTTGTGGTGATGGGAGACCGCTTGAAAGGCCAGGCCAAGGCCTTGAGCCAGCAAAAAAACAATCCCAACATTACCAATATCGTTTCCTCTGACCAAATCGGCCGCTTTCCCGATGCCAACATCGGGGATGCCCTAAAACGCATCCCGGGAATTACCATGCAGAACGACCAGGGAGAAGCCCGGGACATCATCATCCGGGGAATGGCGCCGCAGCTAAATTCGGTCACCCTGAACGGTGAAAGGATCCCTTCTGCTGAAGGGGACAACAGAAGGGTGCAGATGGACCTGATTCCTTCGGACATGATCCAGACCATCGAAGTGAACAAGGCGGTCCTTCCCAACATGGACGCCGATGCGATCGGTGGATCGGTAAACTTGGTCACCCGGCAGGCTCCCAATAACTTGCGGATTTCCGGTACGGCCGCTTCGGGCATCAACTTACTTTCCGACAAGCCTATCTGGACCGGTGCCATGATTGTCGGCAATCGCTTTTTGAATGACAAGCTGGGAGCCATCGTCTCTGCTTCCTATAACAACCACAACTTTGGTTCGGAGAACATTGAATCCGTATGGTATGAAAGTGACAACGGCGTAGGGCTAGAGGAATTTGAAATGCGCAAGTATCTGGTCCAAAGGGTCCGGCGTTCGGTTTCCCTGGCTTTGGACTATGAGATCAACCCCAACCATACCCTTTTGTTCTCCAGCATGTACAATCATCGGGACGATTGGGAAAACCGCTTTGCCATGAAAGTGGACAATCTTGACGACGTATTCGATGACGGAAATTATGAGGAGCGCTCTCCAGGAGTATTCACTTCCTCGGGCGCAAGGGTTGAATACGAGACCAAAGGCGGTCAGGTGGCCGGCAGGAACAAGCAGCCCAGGCGATTGGAAGACCAGCGGGTAAAAAACTTCACCTTGGGAGGTGACCACCTGTTCAACAAACTGAAAATGGATTGGTCTGCCACCTATGCCAAAGCATCCGAGGAACGTCCACATGAAAGGTACATCACCTTCCGGGAAGAAGACCAAAACGTCAACATTGACATCACCAATCCCAGAAAGCCTTATGCGGCCTTGACCAATCTGTCGGACAATCTTGGCTTTGGTTTGGACAACCTGTCCGATGAGTACCAGTACACATTTGACGAGGACCTCAATGCAAAACTGGACTTCAAGCTTCCTTACAGCGATAAGGGGATCGTACAATTCGGAGGCCGCTATAGGGGTAAGTACAAAAACAGGAACAACAACTACTTCGAGTATTCCCCACTGGATGAGGACGCCTTTGGAACGACACTTGGTGATATGCCATACACCGACCAATCTGACCCTGACTTCCTCCCTGGCAGTCAGTACCTTATCGGGAATTTTGCAGATCCGGATTTCCTGGGCAACCTTGAGCTGAACGACCCGTCCCTCTTTGAAAGGGAATCCGTACTTGAAGAATTCTTGCCTGGCAATTACTCGGCCAATGAAACCATCACTGCCGCCTATGCCATGGCTGATCACCAGTTTACAGAAAAGCTGTCCGCGATCGTTGGTCTTCGGTGGGAGCATACCAGCATTGACTACACGGGAAACCTGTATGATGTGGACAACGAAACCTTCACCCAGGCCACCCAAGACGACAGTTATTCCAATTTCATGCCTGGTGTGCATTTGAAATACGATGCGGATCCAAATACCATCCTAAGGTTTGCATGGACCAACACCATCGCCCGGCCAAACTACTATGACCTGGTTCCCTACGCGGAATATGTCGCGGAGGACGATGAACTTTCCCGAGGAAATCCAGACCTGTTGCCCACGGTTTCCATGAACTTTGACTTGATGGCCGAGAAGTATTTTGACAATGTTGGATTGATATCATTGGGTGGTTTCTACAAAGACATCGACCAGTTTGTCTATGAGAAGACCGACCTGAACTATAACGATCCGGTATTCGGCGACAATTTGGAATACACCCGACCGGAAAATGGGGGAACCGCCGCCGTTTACGGGCTGGAGGCCTCCATCCAAAAGCAAATCTGGAAGGGGCTGGGCATTTATTTGAACTACACACTTACCCAGTCCGAGACCACCGGCATCGAAGGCAGGGAAGAAGATGACCTTGAGCTACCGGGTACTGCCCAGCACATGTTCAATGCCTCCCTTTCTTATGAAACCAAAAAATTGGTGTTCAGGGCTTCTCTAAACTATGCAGGCGACTACCTTGATGAACTGGGCGGCAGCCAATTTGAGGACAGGTATTACGATGAGCAGATGTTCTTGGACATCAATGCTTCCTATGCCTTCACCCCCAAGTGGCGGCTGTTTGTTGAAGGCAACAACCTGACCAACCAGCCGCTGAGGTACTACCAAGGCATCCGTGCCAGGACGATGCAGGAAGAATATTACAATGCCCGGTTTAACTTCGGGATTAAGTTCGACCTGTTTGAGTAATCATAATTGAAACCA comes from Echinicola vietnamensis DSM 17526 and encodes:
- a CDS encoding TonB-dependent receptor, which encodes MKNLLLKTLTLMAFCCLGQEALFAQGVLRGRVIDAQNLSMPGANVVLQNTRLGTVTNQAGDYAIVDLPEGEYEVSVSYLGYGSVVHTATVEDGETTILNFKLDQKTIENLEFVVMGDRLKGQAKALSQQKNNPNITNIVSSDQIGRFPDANIGDALKRIPGITMQNDQGEARDIIIRGMAPQLNSVTLNGERIPSAEGDNRRVQMDLIPSDMIQTIEVNKAVLPNMDADAIGGSVNLVTRQAPNNLRISGTAASGINLLSDKPIWTGAMIVGNRFLNDKLGAIVSASYNNHNFGSENIESVWYESDNGVGLEEFEMRKYLVQRVRRSVSLALDYEINPNHTLLFSSMYNHRDDWENRFAMKVDNLDDVFDDGNYEERSPGVFTSSGARVEYETKGGQVAGRNKQPRRLEDQRVKNFTLGGDHLFNKLKMDWSATYAKASEERPHERYITFREEDQNVNIDITNPRKPYAALTNLSDNLGFGLDNLSDEYQYTFDEDLNAKLDFKLPYSDKGIVQFGGRYRGKYKNRNNNYFEYSPLDEDAFGTTLGDMPYTDQSDPDFLPGSQYLIGNFADPDFLGNLELNDPSLFERESVLEEFLPGNYSANETITAAYAMADHQFTEKLSAIVGLRWEHTSIDYTGNLYDVDNETFTQATQDDSYSNFMPGVHLKYDADPNTILRFAWTNTIARPNYYDLVPYAEYVAEDDELSRGNPDLLPTVSMNFDLMAEKYFDNVGLISLGGFYKDIDQFVYEKTDLNYNDPVFGDNLEYTRPENGGTAAVYGLEASIQKQIWKGLGIYLNYTLTQSETTGIEGREEDDLELPGTAQHMFNASLSYETKKLVFRASLNYAGDYLDELGGSQFEDRYYDEQMFLDINASYAFTPKWRLFVEGNNLTNQPLRYYQGIRARTMQEEYYNARFNFGIKFDLFE
- a CDS encoding phytase, which gives rise to MTKNRLVYGLCSLGILAGSCSGPSQQKETQTGQRVVKPLYVTDQVIHDTDDPAIWVNPSDAAKSLIVGTDKDADGALYVFDLKGKAIDSLTVRNIQRPNNVDISYGLSLGDSLVDFAVTGERLTSKLRFYALPIMQEIAPGGIEIYQGETGNEYRDLMGVAVYHSPKNDKQYVIAGRKNGPQDGTYLWQYEIKTDGGQISLELVRKFGQFSGQKEIEAIAVDNELGYIYYSDEGVGVRKYYADPEMGNEQLALFATEGFTKDHEGISIYKLDDKTGYILVSDQEANQFHVFPREGAADNPHDHQLITKIKTSTVSSDGSESLSTALGADFPHGIFVAMSDDKTFQIYTWEDMAGDTLKLKK